The Ptychodera flava strain L36383 chromosome 3 unlocalized genomic scaffold, AS_Pfla_20210202 Scaffold_26__1_contigs__length_13983176_pilon, whole genome shotgun sequence genome segment GTCAGAACCGTTAGTCGATCCGGCTCGATTTTTGAAcggtttggggatgaacagtacctgtactgcgtttccattaagttttatgtaagttgtgatcgcgaaagttttacaatggcagatgcagaaccgtcgcaagtgtgttcgtcgttgtgtgatgatctgacaaaatttattgacagatccaaccatgtgagtacctttcaatagaatgcaggttccgatcatattgaatatttagcggtgaacatgtgttaattatttcacattttgaaaataaaaataaacgatgtttaaaatttgatctgtgctGATTTATCTGATTTAATTTACTACTCACAGACGTTCGCAGCCATCTGCATTACTcccctcttgtcatattcattggtttatgCTGAAAATCCTGGTCTCTtttttttgaatggagatgaattaaattaattctaactatatttaagggatagtctgtaacttcataattttggcagaaattttgttcttcgtacatcgactacaggtttttctctcttttcaaaatcatgttagccagtattgcaaatgttattctattttctaaaacacgttcaaatgtccagtgttcacaacctgtattatgtaaagtcagcattgttattgttggtaaacacattttggtctggactaaactttacttgaacacaataacacgtggacttttataatatacatgcacacaaagtgtatgttggttgtattgataatatcaacgagctaattcaacttaatttgtgaaccaataaagtaatacataacaaaaatattaacaaaatcaaaaacttacagctttacactgtcactttaaaatggcaaaccgttgcttctgtatccactaaatatttaagtctgagaacaatttaactggtaaCCAGTGCATGTGACCCATGTGACATTTCTATtgtgcaaacatgagtaatttcacctgaaaaacttaactcaagtaaaaacaactctacacatgagtgctgcctaatttatttaaattaaatagacaatagggatatgaaaacatgagaattgacaaacaagtcagtccttggagtttattaatgcatgtctaaatttttactgccacatgtgtaagctaccattcaatccattgacaatcttcccttctgtcatgaattcaataggactgctaatgaatggttacttcacatggctgagcctgatttcacatgcatagcttgtgatgaatgttcaaattttaacatgtcgtatttccaatactggcatgtggcaggttgggctgctatggactgcctattttCCCTCAAATAGCCATGCCACCTGTTCCACACAGTTatgtggactggctaataggcagttcagttttgtaagggaatatacttttcagtattgtgttgtgctattttaatcataatattgctgattttacacagaacaactgcattgtgaggttcaagacttggtatttcatcacgcTACAAGAAGTTAAACAAGGAACTCCAACCTCAAcaagaacaaaaatgctgaaaaatattctctgtctgtcatggtgtaaaaattttggtggcccaccccttaccttccttggaattttcatggcccaccccaagaacactcattttttttcgtggcccccccccccattttctcttccggccccccccccccgccgttaattgtgctcggtcccttacgagtatggcgagagtgtccggcttcgCAACGCCAggcactctcactatactcgctgGGCTAGACCGCGTCGACCGGCACATACAaaacatgtcgatccccattgcagaaagctTCATCTCCACAccgtccaatatatggagctacgatatttgtgcagtagcctatacattgctctgggtggcagggctgtggagttaccggcgttatacggcctggccgtgtaacgccggtaacttaCAGCTCTGCCACCCAGAGttacagtatacagagaaatagcgtcagcttgatcagtgtttgtcaagtcgggcgcgttcgcgttttACATGTAGGTCctactagtgaaaacgttgcctcgaatctaaacggagtgttttagcctgagtatttttgcctttgccacactccgttcagAGGCTAATTTAcccacagttacgtgtggttcgatacatagcggccgctgcgtggtagcaattttactatgcatacacacggcggccgctatgtatcgaaccacacgtaaccgtgggctagcggctagCCATCGTATTGTTCGGGAGGACTCcatggtttgggcacagactgtctatggtttgggagaggagGGCCTACACTGTACAGCGAGGGATCGCTGGTCGCCGGTGTGTACTGTACCAGCGACAGGACCGCCGGCCACTGGCTAACaacctcgagtgtacattgaggcacgccatgagcgaggggaccgcttgcagccgacgaaccaccacgagtgttttgtccacttgtaactgtttaatatagaatgggacgtaacttggacgtccatgagatgatattgaagactagaagctcagagttatcgctgaaataccccaaatatcttgtccaacatctgagtgatgatccaaaaccctccGGCATTAAACTGTGACAATCAAGCTGTtgagaattattcaatttacacgttgggctttttctgcggggtgtcccactcttgttttcttttctcgaacgggcctctttttttctactgttttttttgttaacctcgtttttttttttttggtaacctcgtttGGGGGATTTtttcaagctgacctcgttttggtttcttttcagcctcaacgccatgccagcgcgatctcggtcgacttttcaattgtgattctctttctttttttagtcagacctgatggtggttcgttttattttttgtagtagtgaaagtactatttttggttttgtttttaatcatttcaatattttttgtgtgtgtgcttgattttttttgctttttcccttataatcagcgttcattgcacctttatatcaaatacacgtgtatgtacgtcaataagtatgggagtgtggtatttccaattttttgcaaacagtttatcttctcattacagtttaaagagtattttacaattatgtattacataacattctgctcTTTTTGCAGttatacttttctcgtttattttcttccgtaatgccattgaattttatttcaatcgagaaagacggttacacgtcatctttatctgtacagacacattcaaatatttaatgacacatattttcaaatgaatgctattttaattttacgaaaacgtacattaataaaatgcaagacgaaagaacttttttttattattcatacacgtttaagactttattttgatttgacagtttatttttactctatggcgataaatattttgaaacatttggcgcgccgtagtaaTATCATTCAAAACTAATGTTAGAGGGTATATAGCtcaaaaagaatgaaaatatgataatCAACCACATGGCGGGAATGCAATGCATGCGTAATGTGTGCTTTCATGTGTTCCATTTTTAGGCGTTTGTGGACCTCGCAAGTGCATTGTTGGATACCAATAACACAGGAAGCTGGATTGGGATTCATGAAGTGAGAAAATATACGATATACAGCACCGCATTAACTTTTACTTTGGTTttaaagttgaacttgaagtgTGGATAATAATTACATAAATTTGCTTTTGTTCTCTTATTTGAAATAAGCTATAAATCTGTGGGCTCCTCAAATAAAGGTATTTTGATAATCATCAGTTAAATTGTTGTAATTGGTGTTGTCAATGGCTATCATGCTTACGTCAAGCCTTCCTTAACTTTACGCCATTACAGCTGATCATTTTCGAACATCAACCTTAAACCTTTACAAACTATCTGCGGTATCTGCTGAAGATGagaagtaagcctttattgtcATTAGTGAGCAGAGTTGACATCGCCAACAGTTAACTCCAGTGTTTATATAACAATGAGAAGACGATATTATTGCATCCAGTAACCTCGTCCGATATTGAAGGCTCctaattatgttaattagagcCACGCTGAAAAGAAAAGATCAATAATTACATGTCTTTTTTTCATCACCAGGCTCGTAGCCCTCATTCAGGAGCAGTAATGCTGTTTAGCACGTTGGAAACATTCGGCAAGACCGTGCATCGATACATTCATCAGGTCAACACTGATGTGCGACTGCACAGCAAAAATATAGGTACCTCATTTAGATGTTATAATATATGACATCACAGGAAAGTATTGTGGGGGACAGATAGATAATCATCAATATGGATCTACATTAAACTGTAATTGATTGATTATGACTTACATGATTTATATCACCTACAAATCCGGGGTTTTGATGTCCCATTTCTGTTGCAAAGGATTGAAATACTGACTGAGGTATAATGTTAACGATAAGCTTTGCATTTTGATGCGAATCACGTCTGTTCACACAAAAGAACATGAACAAACTACAAAATGTAATCATATTTTGTCTCATTCCCAGATTTTGAAGCCAGACGTATAAAGTCACCAGCCGATGATCTCACGTTTCCAAGCAATAATGTTCTGAAAATAAAGAAGAGGTCACCAGAAATCGTTTGGGACGATTTAGATGAAGGTGGTAGTAAAGTAATCATACCGAAGGAAAACTTCGTGTTTCAAAACACAGGTAACTTGTTATGAAATTAATAACTTATCTGAGTCAATTTGTCTATACATTGtctcaaaaaaattgatattataTCGACGGTGTAAAAGTTGCAGCATGACTGAAACAGGGGAGTTGACAATCAGTGcattttaatgtaaaatgttaaatgaaCCGTTCATGACGAAAGTCCAGAGGTGTTCAGGCTGAATCATCACGTCGTCCTCATCTGGTAACAGAAAATAAATCAGTAACAATAGAATGGATGGATATTTGCTAAATTAAAGAGTATTCATCAATAATAGTCAATCAAAGGTCGATTTAACTTACGATAGTGAGCGTTCAAACATTCTGTGAACtctttgtatgtttgtgtgtgtttaaaGGGAGACTACAAATAGATGTGAGAGAGATGGGGTTGTGCGTCTCTTTGTCCCTGTCTgaatttgtatttgtttcagtattTCAAAAGTGATAATATTTATCGCTCAACATTTTCGCTTATCTtgggataaagttttaaaatgaacctttTTTTATTTCTCGTAGATTCATCTTCAGTCGTTGTCTTCGCATACAAGAATCAAGGCAACATTCTGCCATCTGGCACGAAAAAGGGGTACGTGTCCTGAGCCGCGCGTCGTCAAGAATATCTTTGCATCTTTTCTTTGAAATCTTCGTACAGATTTGTAAGATTCGTAAAACGTCATCCCGCTGAACTCTTAAATCAAACACATATTattacaatcgtctgtatcctTCAAATCCACCAATTAGCGAACAAGCAAAGTGATGCATATTTCGAGTGTTAGTCCAAGAGGACAGTAATTGTCAAGTATTGCATGCTCAGAGAGTttactttttaattttcattacaaTTCGTTATCGTTGCCGAAGAGACGATGCTGATTAGATGCAAGGATCAGTATTTCAAATGTTCACATTCCTCAGACGATTTATACAACGCCAACGGTTTCTGACCTTGTTAATTCAATCACATAGGCAGAACAGACAATGGGTTCGTTCAATAACTGCAACGAAGAAAGTTGAGCGAGTAAATAGCCCTGTGATTTCAGTCAGTATCTACGACGATTCAGACGACAAGTACAGAGACAGGCTTGAACAACCACTGACATTTATCTTGTACCACAAAGAGGTAAGTTTAAATTATTGTCCTTCTAAGACTAAACGTACGTACGCATGACTTTACTCTTTCGGGAAGAATAATCAATTAAACTGGCAGAGATCGCCTTCTTTTGATTTGTAGGCAATCTCAAAACATTCTTTCGAGAAAGTTACTTCCAGGTGTAGGTAACACTATGAAATATTGACATATCATATATAGTATGCTTATACCATTGGATATATGCTAATCTTATGGGAGGCAATATTATCTGCTACATAAGAGAATAATTCAAATTATTTCCGCTTTCTGATGACGGGATCGATGAAAAATACTTGCCTCTGCGTTGAAAAGTCAATTCAGGTTGCATAATTTAAGTGAATCACAAATGcattttttgcattatttgcttctttgtttgttcgtttgacCAAGTCACGATGTAGGTGTAAACCGTATTTATCTGATTACAGATTGGCTACAACGCGAAATGTTTCTCTATGGTTTACGGCAACCCAAAAGCGTGAGTCTTCGTTAATATTTACTAGTATTGTACATATACGAGAAACAACTCGTCCCTACATACATTTTAAATTAGGATTAAAATAGAATTATATCGCCGAATATTACAAGGTCCATTTTTGAACAAAGCTTACTGCCATGGATTTATATTTAACAAGGAACGATACCATATTCTGCACTATTGTGATGCCCTTATGACAAGATTGTTTTCCATGACATATATTACGCAGTCACATGCCTTCTGAGAAttcaaatatgattttttttatcaaagctAGTTTATGGAACGAGAAAACCTGTAAAAAGATGAACCCCACTTTAACGGCCAACTTCACAGAATGCCGTTGCGACTATACTGGAAGTGTTGCTGTCATCACCACTATGGGTGAAATGCCAACGGTAAGACCTAATCAATAactctttttctttttataaaGGAGAAAGTGAGAATTATTCTTTGTACCGATTGCTTTAAGTATCACCTATAGAAATCCTgcgtgaaaatacataactttaAGAGCATGGTGTTATCTGGTCTCCTTGAATTCATTCCGGTTCTTCTGTCGCTTGATTACATGTGAATCTCTTTCAATTGGAACTGCTACACAGTACTGAGTTCCCGACATCACTGTTTTTCACCTTTGTTATTCGTTAATCTAACCAAAGATTCCTTGGAACATTGAACACGCGTTTAATGCGTTTACATGATTTCTCTAATGGATATAGAGCAAAATATTAAAGATGCAAATTGCTGCTTTAATGGTATCCCGAAAAGTTAAGGGACAGTAATACTAACACTAAATGATTTTTAAACTATTTTTGTCTTTACGTCAACCACAGTTACGTGTTATATTCTCGCAAGCATGCCATTGTGAgatacacaatattcagctAGTCAACTCTGTTCACGGATGGATTGcatcgttattgttgataaGTAAATCCTCGTCCGAACgagaatttaaaaataaacgtgcattttatgtaattagcttgtcaacattgcGTGTATTTGTCATACacacgctgtgttgacaagcgtATTctttcagtagtaaaataggaacaTGCTAtcgacatacaaaataaatgtaattgaaaAAATCCTAAAAAATTAGCATTACTGACCTTTGACGGAACCATTCATTTATTAAGCAGAGCACATTTTAGTCTCGAATTTGTATAACTTAGTTATTTGATTATGTATTCTTTATTTCTGATTTGCAGCCCTTCCCAGAGTATGCCCTTGAAACGATTATTATTGTGGCGAACGGACTGGCAGCATTTCTGACTGCCTTTACATTTGTGGCTCTCTGCCTCAGAAGGTAAATTTGATCGACTTTTACTGGTATTATTTGCGTATAATCTGTTCGCTATGCCAGTGTGTGGAGACAGTTATGAATAATCGTGTGGGTATAATGTCTTAGTGGAATATTGTACCTTATATTAATTTGTTCTAAAGACTGTAATTGTCACTACAAACTTTAATTATTTCTTGGTCAGTAATATTGTCCTTGAGAGTGCCTCTTTTTTCGGCATACTATGAGGACCCCTCATCACTAAATCACAATTTCAACGAAACCTAATCGACGAAATCTACATATATTCCAAATTTAATGACTGCTCACAAATTCATTATCCTGTAGGATTACGACAGACCACTACTTTGTGTGTTCAAACCTCAACTTGTCCATGTCCCTGTATTTTGTCATGGTTGTCATAGCTCTGAACATGGAGAAGGAAACGGTAGGTGATACCTTTCTTCAACAAAGTCTAGTTGGTGATTAATATCAAGTATTAGAGCCGACAGCGCAAACCGAATAAGTAAACCAATTCTCGCATGTTCAGCATCAACTTTGCCGCCATGTATGTTGTAGCAATATCGGTTATATGGTTCGGACATTTCCTAGAAGACCAACGATTGTGTCAAAGGATAACAGACGTTCTAGCACAGTGACTATACCACACATCTACACGAAAGTACTTACCTCTTTATTATAATATTATCCAAATATCTATATTGTGATAAAAGTAATTATCATAACACATTTGGAAAAAAGAACAGCCCCAcccccaatacaaaactttaaaaCTGTTCATGTGATTAGCTATGATGAAAACACGCATTGAAACATATGTATACATGATTGGGGTTTTGTCTGTTTACGATTATGGTCTTCATTTCTTTACCTTGTTCTTTTATCACCTTTTCCAACTTTCAGAAAAGATGCTGAGTGTCGGCCATAATAAATCACTACGTGGTCGTCAGCAGTTGTGCCTGGATTTTCAACTTCTGCTTGCAACAC includes the following:
- the LOC139125775 gene encoding uncharacterized protein, translated to MTSQENFEARRIKSPADDLTFPSNNVLKIKKRSPEIVWDDLDEGGSKVIIPKENFVFQNTDSSSVVVFAYKNQGNILPSGTKKGQNRQWVRSITATKKVERVNSPVISVSIYDDSDDKYRDRLEQPLTFILYHKEIGYNAKCFSMVYGNPKALWNEKTCKKMNPTLTANFTECRCDYTGSVAVITTMGEMPTPFPEYALETIIIVANGLAAFLTAFTFVALCLRRITTDHYFVCSNLNLSMSLYFVMVVIALNMEKETKRC